One genomic segment of Bacillus oleivorans includes these proteins:
- a CDS encoding M14 family zinc carboxypeptidase, translated as MKKTLKVIIPAAFTLSTIMGSTAFAEPQSKPNGPYVENEQNISLSSYMSNQELYDTLKKLEESSNGKMKLEIAGYSNQTLNGYSTEAAKGEPLYVVKFGDADPNKKRILITTQIHGNEQIGTEAAIDIIQKLSSGGKEVNDILDKVSIWIMPRINPEGADNQYEDSWYPTRYTHQTWDPLKIELPEGTEAPWYYNEDGSERAQNNNGRIVYGIPGYDQNRDYNPNLDFKIEDLNKAEVANFLNNPSTNNSNFGGFYVTAEARTVTSVFKEFQPDVYVDVHHRGFNTVSDEDDRSVPVQLAAVVATDSYTDPFTGKQYEVDEEALKLGKQVNALSYLTLQRGFSHFGAIQKYPDVNLPGTALGAFALNDAAIMLIEIKGQSQTLGQKQSGMLKETVKAPLYEVFKGLADGSIHTIDPQIYDDIPPSSNRISDPTTRDDEGF; from the coding sequence ATGAAAAAAACTCTAAAAGTTATCATTCCAGCAGCTTTTACTCTTTCAACAATCATGGGATCAACTGCTTTCGCTGAACCTCAGTCTAAACCGAACGGTCCTTATGTAGAGAATGAGCAAAACATCTCACTTTCAAGCTATATGAGCAATCAAGAATTATACGACACCTTAAAAAAGTTAGAGGAATCTTCAAACGGGAAAATGAAGCTTGAAATAGCCGGGTATTCTAATCAAACTTTGAATGGGTATTCAACTGAAGCTGCCAAAGGCGAACCCCTATATGTAGTGAAATTTGGTGATGCGGATCCTAATAAAAAAAGAATTCTGATTACGACTCAAATCCATGGAAACGAACAAATTGGGACTGAAGCAGCCATTGATATCATTCAAAAGCTTTCATCAGGCGGGAAAGAGGTAAATGACATCCTTGATAAAGTGTCGATATGGATTATGCCGCGGATTAACCCAGAGGGCGCGGACAATCAATATGAAGATAGTTGGTATCCGACCCGATACACACACCAAACGTGGGATCCATTAAAAATCGAATTGCCTGAAGGGACAGAAGCCCCTTGGTATTATAATGAAGACGGAAGTGAACGTGCTCAAAACAACAATGGCCGCATAGTCTATGGCATTCCTGGATATGATCAAAATCGTGATTATAATCCTAACCTAGATTTCAAAATTGAAGATTTAAATAAAGCTGAGGTAGCCAATTTCTTAAATAATCCATCAACCAATAACAGCAACTTCGGCGGATTTTATGTAACAGCAGAAGCAAGAACAGTGACAAGCGTATTTAAAGAATTTCAGCCGGATGTTTATGTGGACGTCCATCACCGCGGATTTAACACAGTTTCTGACGAAGACGATCGATCCGTTCCCGTGCAGTTAGCGGCCGTTGTAGCGACTGATTCTTATACGGATCCGTTTACTGGAAAACAGTATGAAGTGGATGAGGAAGCATTAAAGCTCGGAAAACAGGTGAATGCCTTATCATACTTAACATTACAAAGAGGCTTTTCTCATTTTGGCGCGATTCAAAAATATCCAGACGTAAATCTTCCGGGGACAGCGCTTGGAGCATTTGCGTTAAACGATGCAGCCATCATGTTAATTGAAATTAAAGGCCAAAGCCAAACACTAGGACAAAAGCAGAGCGGAATGCTTAAAGAAACTGTAAAAGCACCTCTTTATGAAGTGTTTAAAGGCTTAGCTGATGGTTCCATCCATACGATTGATCCGCAAATCTACGACGATATCCCACCATCCTCCAATCGTATTAGTGATCCGACAACAAGAGATGATGAAGGTTTTTAA
- a CDS encoding alpha-galactosidase codes for MPIFFNQKTREFHLQAKNVSYIFTVLENNQLGHIYYGRKITHRDSFLHLYTIQKKTYTATVFDDDLTFCLDTIKQEFPSYGTTDFREPAYQILLENGSRITQFEYKGHRIYQGKLKLDGLPATYVEQEKEATTLEIYLFDPLIDAEIILQYTVFEQFNAIARNAKFINHGKENLILTRAMSASVDFFDAEFEMVHLSGSWGRERYVRTRKLSPGIQSISSTRGTASGAGHNPFIALKRPGTNEHQGDVFGFSLVYSGNFLVQVEVDPYDVARVSIGINPFDFHWLLESKQSFQTPEVVLVYSSQGMNGMSQVYHSLYRTRLAKGIWRDKERPVLINNWEATYFKFNEEKILEIARAAKELGIELFVLDDGWFGQRTNAKTSLGDWVVNKSKLPNGITELAKKIRDLGLYFGLWFEPEMVSKISDLYKKHPDWIIHVPNRKPSQGRNQYVLDFSRQEVVDYIYHAMVKILDKAPISYIKWDMNRYMTEIGSARLPANRQFEVAHRYILGVYKLYERLTAEFPDILFESCAGGGARFDPGMLHYAPQTWTSDDTDAMERLKIQYGTSLVYPLSSMGAHVTAVPNHQVGRITSIETRANVAYFGIFGYELDVTKLSVEEKDKIKKQITFYKQNRSLFQKGTFYRLQSPFEKDGNVTSWIVVSEDQKEAVACRYQVLGKPNARYERLVLKGLRPDYKYKIEGIPSFFYGDELMNAGIYLDNVVLAGKLQYGDFTSQIFKLSNLA; via the coding sequence ATGCCTATTTTTTTCAATCAAAAGACGAGAGAATTTCATTTACAGGCGAAAAATGTCAGCTATATTTTTACCGTGCTTGAAAATAATCAATTAGGGCACATCTATTACGGTCGCAAGATTACACATCGGGACTCGTTCTTACACCTATATACGATTCAGAAAAAAACGTATACGGCTACTGTTTTTGATGACGATTTAACCTTTTGTTTAGACACGATTAAACAGGAGTTTCCCTCTTATGGAACCACTGATTTTCGCGAGCCTGCTTATCAGATTTTGCTGGAGAACGGAAGCCGTATTACTCAATTCGAATATAAAGGCCATCGTATCTATCAAGGAAAGCTAAAGCTTGATGGATTGCCTGCCACGTATGTGGAACAGGAAAAGGAAGCCACTACTTTAGAAATTTACCTTTTTGATCCATTAATTGATGCTGAAATCATTCTCCAATACACAGTGTTTGAACAATTCAATGCGATAGCCAGAAATGCAAAATTTATCAATCATGGGAAAGAAAATTTAATTTTAACAAGGGCTATGAGTGCAAGCGTTGACTTCTTTGATGCTGAATTTGAAATGGTGCACTTATCTGGGTCATGGGGCAGAGAGAGATATGTAAGAACAAGAAAGCTTTCGCCTGGGATCCAGAGCATTTCCAGTACGAGAGGAACGGCAAGCGGAGCAGGGCATAATCCGTTTATTGCATTGAAGCGGCCAGGTACAAATGAACACCAAGGAGATGTATTTGGATTTAGCCTGGTATATAGCGGAAATTTTCTCGTACAGGTGGAAGTAGACCCGTATGATGTTGCCCGGGTCAGCATCGGAATCAATCCGTTTGACTTTCATTGGCTGCTTGAAAGTAAACAGAGTTTTCAAACCCCTGAAGTAGTTCTCGTGTACTCCAGCCAAGGGATGAACGGTATGAGTCAAGTCTACCATTCCCTTTACAGGACAAGGCTGGCAAAAGGAATCTGGCGGGATAAAGAGCGGCCTGTCTTAATCAATAATTGGGAAGCCACTTATTTCAAATTTAATGAAGAAAAGATCCTAGAAATCGCCAGGGCTGCCAAAGAGCTTGGCATCGAATTATTCGTATTAGATGATGGATGGTTTGGTCAGCGTACTAATGCTAAAACTTCTCTTGGCGATTGGGTTGTTAACAAAAGCAAGCTTCCAAATGGAATCACTGAACTAGCCAAAAAAATAAGAGATTTAGGACTATATTTTGGGTTGTGGTTTGAACCGGAAATGGTTTCAAAGATAAGCGATTTGTATAAAAAGCATCCCGACTGGATTATTCACGTACCGAACCGAAAACCCTCACAAGGCAGAAATCAGTATGTCCTTGATTTTTCCCGCCAGGAAGTTGTCGACTATATCTATCATGCTATGGTCAAAATCCTGGATAAAGCCCCTATTTCCTATATTAAATGGGATATGAATCGGTATATGACGGAAATTGGATCTGCCAGACTGCCTGCTAATCGGCAATTTGAAGTTGCCCATCGTTATATTCTGGGGGTGTACAAATTGTATGAAAGGCTAACCGCCGAATTTCCCGACATCTTATTTGAATCATGCGCGGGCGGCGGAGCACGGTTTGACCCTGGTATGCTCCACTATGCCCCGCAAACGTGGACGAGTGATGATACAGATGCGATGGAACGATTAAAAATTCAATACGGAACATCGCTGGTTTATCCCTTAAGTTCGATGGGAGCGCATGTTACGGCGGTTCCGAACCATCAAGTTGGCAGAATTACAAGCATTGAAACAAGAGCAAATGTTGCTTATTTTGGCATCTTCGGTTATGAATTGGATGTAACAAAATTATCGGTAGAAGAAAAAGACAAAATCAAAAAACAAATCACTTTTTATAAACAAAACCGCTCGCTTTTTCAAAAAGGGACCTTTTACCGACTCCAAAGCCCTTTTGAGAAAGATGGAAATGTGACGAGCTGGATTGTCGTTTCTGAGGATCAAAAGGAAGCTGTGGCTTGCCGCTATCAGGTATTAGGAAAACCAAATGCACGCTACGAACGATTGGTGTTAAAAGGACTGCGCCCGGATTATAAATACAAAATTGAAGGCATTCCCAGTTTTTTTTACGGCGATGAGTTAATGAATGCGGGGATCTATTTGGATAATGTTGTCCTAGCGGGCAAGCTACAATATGGAGATTTTACCTCACAGATTTTTAAACTATCCAATTTAGCATAA
- a CDS encoding TrkH family potassium uptake protein, translating into MGFLSKQINPTRLLITIFVTFILFGTALLQLPFATTESVSWLDALFTATSAMTVTGLAVVDTGTAYTLFGQIVIMCLIQIGGLGIMSFAVLIFIMLGKKIKFKERIILQQALNQTSIGGVIRLVLNLFIFSAIVEGFAVILLAINWVPEYGWGKGIYYSVFHSISAFNNAGFSIWSDSLMRYVADPAVNIVISCLFIIGGLGFTVLADLYYKKSWKAVSLHSKLMIVGTVCINTIAIIVIFALEYNNPDTIGNLSAGGKIFGAFFQAVSPRTAGFNTIDIGSMEDPSIIFTILLMFIGGGSASTAGGIKLTTFIVIILAVVTFIKGRDEIKVFRRSIDRTSIFKSLAISMISILVIFTALFILSISEKDAPFIQILFEVVSAFGTVGLSMGITGALSSVGKLVIILVMIIGKLGPLTLVFSLAKKSHVNFKYPKEDILTG; encoded by the coding sequence ATGGGTTTTCTATCTAAACAAATAAATCCTACAAGACTTTTAATAACCATATTTGTGACATTTATTTTATTTGGAACGGCCCTGTTACAATTGCCTTTTGCAACTACTGAATCGGTTTCATGGCTGGATGCATTATTTACGGCAACGTCCGCCATGACTGTAACAGGTTTAGCTGTTGTGGATACAGGCACTGCCTATACCTTGTTTGGCCAAATTGTCATAATGTGTCTGATTCAGATCGGCGGATTAGGAATCATGTCCTTTGCGGTATTGATTTTTATTATGTTAGGCAAGAAAATTAAATTTAAAGAAAGAATCATATTACAACAAGCACTGAATCAGACTTCTATCGGAGGAGTTATTCGTCTTGTTTTAAATTTGTTTATCTTTTCAGCCATCGTTGAAGGATTTGCCGTAATTCTTTTAGCCATTAATTGGGTTCCTGAATATGGATGGGGAAAAGGGATTTATTATAGTGTCTTTCATTCGATATCAGCCTTTAATAACGCGGGATTTTCGATTTGGTCTGATAGTTTAATGCGGTATGTAGCTGATCCAGCTGTTAATATAGTAATCTCTTGTCTATTTATTATTGGTGGTTTAGGTTTTACCGTGTTAGCGGATTTATATTACAAAAAGAGCTGGAAGGCCGTATCCCTGCATTCAAAATTAATGATTGTTGGTACTGTTTGTATCAATACGATTGCTATTATCGTCATTTTTGCTTTGGAATATAATAATCCTGATACGATTGGTAACCTTTCTGCTGGCGGAAAGATATTCGGAGCTTTCTTTCAAGCAGTATCACCCCGAACCGCTGGATTTAATACGATTGACATCGGAAGTATGGAAGACCCTTCAATTATTTTTACAATTCTTTTAATGTTTATTGGGGGAGGCAGTGCGTCTACAGCGGGAGGAATCAAACTTACCACATTTATCGTGATTATTCTTGCTGTTGTTACATTTATAAAGGGACGAGATGAAATAAAAGTATTTAGAAGATCTATTGATCGGACATCTATTTTCAAATCCTTAGCGATTTCCATGATTAGTATCTTAGTCATATTCACCGCGCTCTTTATTTTAAGCATATCAGAAAAAGATGCGCCATTTATTCAAATCCTTTTCGAGGTAGTATCTGCATTTGGTACGGTGGGGCTTTCTATGGGGATAACAGGTGCACTTTCTTCAGTCGGAAAATTGGTAATCATTTTAGTCATGATTATAGGAAAACTCGGACCGCTTACTTTAGTGTTTTCATTAGCGAAAAAGAGTCATGTGAACTTTAAATATCCAAAAGAAGATATTTTAACTGGGTAA
- a CDS encoding HAD family hydrolase gives MTYKILFLDIDGTILQPDHTYSESTRDAISQIKKQGIDVFIATGRPLHEINELAHELNIDSFIGYNGAYAVYKNKKILEEPMEAKHIKRFLEIAKAYDHEMVMYTSQKNYYTALDHPLVQNFNKLFDLTQNALFTNTVINQILGMTVMNVTASSQVPLYELDENIRLSQVHAEGAEHAYDIIRTNVNKGVAVKKVLDFLNIPKEQSIAFGDGMNDKEMMECVGEGFAMGNAHPDLFQYAKHITTSVTDSGIFNGLKTLGLVK, from the coding sequence ATGACATACAAAATTCTATTTTTAGACATAGATGGAACCATATTGCAGCCTGACCATACTTATTCTGAATCAACAAGGGATGCTATTTCACAAATAAAAAAACAAGGGATTGACGTTTTTATTGCAACCGGCCGGCCCCTGCACGAAATTAATGAGCTGGCCCATGAATTAAATATTGATTCCTTTATTGGCTATAATGGGGCTTATGCGGTGTATAAAAATAAAAAAATCCTTGAGGAACCAATGGAGGCAAAACATATAAAAAGATTTTTAGAAATAGCAAAAGCATATGATCACGAAATGGTCATGTATACATCTCAAAAAAATTATTATACAGCTTTAGATCATCCATTAGTTCAGAATTTCAACAAGTTATTTGACCTCACCCAAAATGCTTTATTTACTAATACTGTTATCAATCAAATTTTAGGAATGACAGTGATGAATGTAACTGCTTCTTCGCAGGTGCCACTTTATGAATTGGATGAGAACATTCGTCTTTCACAGGTACATGCAGAAGGGGCGGAGCATGCGTATGATATTATTCGGACAAATGTGAACAAGGGTGTTGCCGTTAAGAAGGTACTTGACTTCTTAAACATCCCGAAAGAACAATCGATTGCATTTGGTGATGGAATGAATGATAAGGAAATGATGGAATGTGTGGGAGAAGGCTTTGCGATGGGGAACGCTCATCCTGATTTATTTCAATACGCTAAGCATATAACAACATCAGTAACAGATTCAGGTATTTTTAACGGATTAAAAACGTTGGGCTTGGTTAAGTAG
- a CDS encoding MFS transporter — protein MESSIPLFKNKTYVKLFLASSISIYGDWFDILAISVLVAYGWNTDPALIGLIPVCFALPGIVFGSFAGVLADRCRKVNLMMASDFISAILTGLLALADHIYWVLPLLFLRSTIGLISSPAAQALTRHVVSEDQLLKATSYNQIVNNSGKIVGPLLGAFIVSVFSPQICIMINAVSSLVSGLILFTMRHIKENEKSTQEKDDQEKASFTGAWKEGWTFVSKNRFILNTIFFAFFGMMGIQLVDFQFPVLLRSVNMEDPVVFGMLMSTTGVGSIITIAWMNRFKKFQYGWAIGGGLSLIGIGFAGAGFITEGMSLWLPALFGLLVGLGNGLWMVSFNFALQKQSPKEMVGRVFGITNSLLSIVVIIAPITGGILVQTLGASTIIKTSGFIVCGIGLIGVILGKWLWKQEAASQRIQIPVYKETGL, from the coding sequence ATGGAGAGTTCTATACCCCTATTTAAAAATAAAACGTATGTGAAATTGTTTCTTGCTTCTTCTATTTCTATATATGGTGATTGGTTCGACATCCTTGCGATTTCAGTTCTGGTTGCCTATGGATGGAATACGGATCCTGCTTTAATTGGCCTGATCCCGGTTTGTTTTGCATTGCCTGGTATAGTATTCGGATCCTTCGCAGGTGTCCTTGCGGATCGGTGCCGGAAAGTGAATCTCATGATGGCGTCTGATTTCATCAGTGCCATCTTAACGGGTTTATTAGCCTTAGCTGATCACATTTATTGGGTGCTTCCTCTATTATTTTTACGTTCAACGATAGGGCTGATTAGTTCCCCGGCAGCACAGGCCTTGACCCGGCATGTGGTAAGCGAAGATCAATTGTTAAAAGCGACTTCCTATAACCAAATTGTAAATAACTCTGGAAAAATTGTTGGTCCGCTGCTCGGCGCTTTTATCGTTTCCGTTTTTTCGCCTCAAATTTGTATTATGATTAATGCCGTCAGCAGTCTCGTTTCTGGCCTGATTTTGTTTACGATGCGTCATATAAAAGAAAATGAAAAATCTACGCAAGAAAAGGATGATCAAGAAAAGGCCAGTTTTACGGGAGCTTGGAAGGAAGGATGGACATTTGTATCGAAAAACCGATTCATTCTTAATACGATTTTCTTTGCATTTTTTGGAATGATGGGTATTCAGCTGGTTGACTTTCAATTCCCTGTCCTTTTGCGTTCTGTAAATATGGAAGATCCAGTGGTGTTTGGAATGTTAATGAGTACCACTGGAGTAGGATCCATCATTACCATCGCTTGGATGAATCGTTTCAAAAAATTTCAATATGGCTGGGCGATTGGCGGGGGTCTTAGCTTGATTGGAATTGGGTTTGCGGGTGCGGGGTTTATCACTGAAGGCATGTCGTTATGGTTGCCGGCCCTGTTTGGATTATTGGTTGGTTTGGGCAATGGACTTTGGATGGTCTCTTTTAACTTTGCCCTCCAAAAGCAATCTCCAAAGGAAATGGTGGGCCGTGTGTTTGGAATTACAAACTCATTGTTAAGTATTGTTGTGATCATCGCGCCGATTACGGGCGGGATTTTAGTACAAACATTAGGCGCATCGACCATTATTAAAACAAGTGGTTTTATCGTTTGTGGAATCGGATTAATCGGAGTGATTCTTGGGAAATGGCTTTGGAAACAAGAAGCGGCATCCCAAAGGATTCAAATCCCTGTTTATAAGGAGACGGGCTTATAA
- a CDS encoding lysophospholipid acyltransferase family protein, whose protein sequence is MLYYALKPIAKLWIRLKFQIEIIGWEHMPNNHAFIIAANHVSNYDPILLSCLLKRKIYFMAKAELFRNRFLHWFFTAVYAIPVDRTSGIVIRPVRKALRVINNGEMFGIFPEGKRCKNGEIVQPKKGVAFLASKTDTPILPISIIGVKKGFRIPVKIVIGSQISVTSFEYSDYSSLSGAIMDRIRELGNSIQ, encoded by the coding sequence ATGCTCTATTATGCACTAAAACCAATCGCAAAGTTATGGATACGCTTGAAATTTCAGATTGAAATCATTGGATGGGAACATATGCCTAATAATCATGCATTTATTATAGCTGCTAATCATGTGAGTAACTATGACCCCATTCTCCTTTCGTGTCTTTTAAAAAGAAAAATATATTTTATGGCCAAAGCCGAACTTTTTCGAAATCGCTTTTTACACTGGTTTTTTACGGCCGTCTACGCCATCCCTGTAGACCGGACTAGCGGTATCGTTATAAGACCAGTCCGAAAGGCTTTAAGAGTTATTAATAATGGAGAGATGTTCGGAATTTTTCCAGAGGGGAAAAGATGTAAAAACGGAGAAATCGTTCAACCTAAAAAAGGGGTTGCATTTTTAGCCTCTAAAACAGATACGCCTATCCTGCCTATTTCAATTATCGGGGTAAAAAAAGGGTTTAGAATTCCAGTTAAAATTGTGATTGGATCGCAAATATCAGTTACCTCCTTTGAATACTCAGATTACTCTTCCCTCTCTGGAGCTATTATGGATCGAATTAGAGAGCTAGGAAATAGTATTCAATAA
- the cls gene encoding cardiolipin synthase: MHITSLLLGLVIVLNIFFAILIIFRERRDPCTIWAWLLVLFFIPLLGFVLYLLLGQNLSRYQLFQWEDLKKTEIEKMKRNQLAQLSSRQFEFCNQATRKSRELIFMNLLNNDAVLTQDNSVELFTDGHEKFGRLFQDIEAAKDHIHLEYYMIKNDQLGKKLIEVLTKKVKEGVKVRVLYDDVGSRGLTKRFFKEFREAGGEAEVFFPSKLHFFNLRLNYRNHRKLVIIDGKIGFLGGFNVGNEYLGEDPKFGYWRDTHLRMQGTAVHAIQTRFILDWNHTSQNHKITYDPNHFPEGISQGNVGIQVVTSGPDSELEHIKNGYIKMILSAKKSVLIQTPYFVPDRSLLDALRIACSTGVEVNIMIPNRPDHIFVYWATLSYIGELLKAGAKVYIYKNGFIHAKTMIIDEEISSVGTANIDIRSFKLDFEVNAFLYDKGIAQKLTKTFQEDVKVSKELTLEEYQQSPIGVRLKESISRLLSPIL; encoded by the coding sequence ATGCATATTACTTCTTTATTACTCGGGCTAGTTATTGTATTAAATATTTTTTTCGCGATTCTTATTATTTTTCGTGAAAGACGAGATCCTTGTACCATATGGGCCTGGTTATTGGTTCTATTTTTTATTCCTTTACTTGGTTTTGTCTTGTATCTTCTTTTGGGGCAAAACCTTAGCCGCTATCAGCTCTTTCAATGGGAGGACCTTAAAAAGACCGAAATTGAAAAAATGAAAAGAAATCAACTGGCCCAGCTAAGTTCCCGCCAATTTGAATTTTGCAATCAAGCTACCCGAAAAAGCAGAGAATTAATATTTATGAATTTATTGAACAATGATGCTGTTTTAACTCAAGATAATTCGGTTGAATTGTTTACGGATGGTCATGAGAAGTTTGGCAGGCTATTTCAGGATATAGAAGCTGCAAAAGACCATATTCATTTAGAGTACTATATGATTAAAAACGATCAGCTCGGCAAAAAACTTATAGAAGTTCTAACCAAAAAGGTAAAAGAAGGGGTTAAAGTAAGGGTTTTATATGATGATGTGGGTTCAAGAGGATTAACGAAACGATTTTTTAAAGAGTTTCGTGAAGCTGGCGGTGAAGCGGAGGTCTTTTTTCCTTCCAAATTGCACTTCTTCAATCTGCGGTTGAATTATCGGAATCATCGCAAGTTAGTTATTATAGATGGAAAAATCGGGTTTCTAGGAGGCTTTAACGTTGGCAATGAATATCTAGGGGAGGATCCGAAATTTGGATATTGGCGAGACACACATTTAAGGATGCAGGGTACAGCTGTACATGCGATTCAGACTCGTTTTATTCTCGATTGGAACCATACATCCCAAAACCACAAGATTACTTATGATCCCAATCACTTTCCTGAAGGTATTTCTCAAGGGAATGTAGGAATACAAGTTGTTACAAGCGGACCTGATTCAGAATTAGAACACATCAAAAATGGTTATATTAAAATGATCTTATCTGCAAAAAAATCCGTCCTCATCCAAACCCCTTATTTTGTTCCAGACAGGAGTTTATTAGATGCCCTTCGGATTGCATGTTCAACTGGCGTCGAGGTTAATATTATGATTCCTAATAGACCGGATCACATTTTTGTATATTGGGCAACCCTGTCTTATATTGGTGAATTACTTAAGGCTGGGGCAAAGGTTTATATCTATAAAAATGGTTTTATTCATGCCAAAACCATGATTATAGATGAAGAAATATCATCTGTAGGAACAGCGAATATTGATATAAGAAGCTTCAAATTAGATTTTGAGGTGAATGCCTTTCTATATGATAAGGGAATTGCACAAAAACTGACTAAAACATTTCAAGAGGATGTAAAAGTATCTAAGGAACTCACCCTTGAAGAATATCAGCAAAGTCCAATAGGGGTACGTTTGAAAGAATCGATATCTAGGTTGTTATCTCCTATCTTATAA
- a CDS encoding class I SAM-dependent methyltransferase, which produces MQLTPRIYHSIIRPKWMTNLYIHNHVKQHFDFSGKNVLDFGAGTGANCTLCSPEHYLGIDPDSHRIDFAKRMYNDYRFMAFTGNELPVRDNSFDFILVVAVLHHIHPEMIPCYIKEFKRILKPQGKIVVIEPCYFERSPISNWFMKHNDKGDYIQNEEDYLHYFTNQDFQYNVIKKYKKCFLYNELYFSAFL; this is translated from the coding sequence TTGCAGTTAACACCAAGAATTTATCACTCAATTATTCGGCCAAAGTGGATGACAAATCTATATATTCACAATCATGTTAAGCAGCACTTTGATTTTTCAGGTAAAAATGTATTGGATTTTGGAGCAGGTACCGGGGCTAACTGTACCTTATGTTCACCTGAACATTACCTTGGGATTGACCCGGACTCACACAGAATTGACTTTGCAAAACGTATGTACAATGACTATCGTTTTATGGCATTTACGGGGAACGAACTTCCGGTGAGGGACAATAGCTTTGATTTTATTTTAGTTGTTGCTGTATTGCATCATATTCATCCAGAAATGATCCCTTGTTATATTAAGGAGTTCAAAAGAATTTTAAAGCCGCAAGGCAAGATTGTCGTGATTGAGCCTTGTTATTTTGAAAGATCCCCGATCAGTAATTGGTTCATGAAACATAATGATAAAGGTGATTACATTCAAAATGAGGAAGATTATCTTCATTACTTTACTAACCAAGATTTTCAGTACAATGTGATAAAAAAATATAAAAAATGCTTTTTATATAATGAATTGTATTTTTCTGCATTTCTCTAG
- a CDS encoding metallophosphoesterase produces MKALYLILFISTLLILYKAYKNTQKAVLNKVKLPTLDSHQQQDSLLHILQISDMHIEKISILPEQLYNKLADEKIDLIALTGDFLDKKRTIPKLIPYLKVLQRLNVPCGIYVVFGNHDYVLNQKDFEMLRDVLEKYGCKILQNQHESIFFEGKRVNIIGVDDFYTKRSDLRKSFSGLKEGYNLVLTHDPNIVLNMKDYHYDYLLSGHFHGGQIHWPKPYHLAKLGRTMMRMNMIKGLLYYDEKPFYISEGLGQTSINIRIGSRPEITVHQLSLNKIQKEKALSDSLQYQQQSYEIQQSIYQGNFGKA; encoded by the coding sequence ATGAAAGCACTTTACTTGATTCTGTTCATCAGCACTTTGCTTATTCTCTATAAGGCGTACAAAAATACTCAAAAAGCTGTTTTAAATAAAGTTAAGTTGCCAACTTTAGATTCTCATCAGCAACAGGATTCCTTATTACATATTTTACAAATTTCGGATATGCATATTGAAAAAATTTCTATTTTGCCTGAACAGCTTTACAATAAGTTGGCGGATGAAAAAATTGACTTAATTGCTCTTACAGGCGACTTCCTGGATAAAAAACGCACGATTCCTAAACTTATTCCTTATTTAAAAGTATTACAGCGCTTAAATGTACCATGTGGAATATATGTTGTTTTTGGAAATCACGATTACGTGTTAAATCAGAAGGATTTTGAAATGCTGAGGGATGTATTGGAGAAGTATGGCTGCAAGATACTCCAGAATCAACATGAGTCTATCTTTTTCGAAGGAAAACGGGTCAATATTATCGGGGTTGATGACTTTTATACAAAAAGAAGTGACCTTCGAAAATCATTTTCCGGTCTAAAAGAAGGATATAATTTAGTATTAACCCATGATCCTAACATTGTTTTGAACATGAAAGACTACCATTATGATTATCTTCTTTCTGGCCACTTCCATGGCGGACAGATTCACTGGCCAAAGCCATATCATCTGGCGAAACTTGGTCGGACAATGATGCGAATGAATATGATCAAAGGCCTGCTGTATTATGATGAAAAACCGTTTTATATAAGTGAAGGATTAGGACAAACATCTATTAACATACGGATTGGAAGTCGTCCTGAAATCACAGTTCACCAACTGTCTCTAAACAAAATACAAAAGGAAAAGGCTTTGTCGGACAGTTTACAATATCAGCAGCAAAGCTATGAAATCCAGCAAAGTATCTATCAGGGGAATTTTGGCAAAGCTTAA